One genomic region from Athalia rosae chromosome 3, iyAthRosa1.1, whole genome shotgun sequence encodes:
- the LOC105686652 gene encoding uncharacterized protein LOC105686652 yields the protein MAHERPTHFFLRVHLILGTVCYLSYALRGHEHPYHHPEVTIPQGRLRGEIWSTHRGRNISAFLGIPYARPPIRDLRFANPIPADGWNGTRLATEEGNQCPQPAKALSPYQDYEHLIGDEDCLYLNVYTPKTPGCSGALPNLLPVMVFVHGGGYYAWSGNSNETGPGFLLDKDVVLVTFNYRLGLLGFLSTGDAAASGNWGLKDQVMALRWVRGNIESFGGDPGRVTLFGESAGAASVHLLTMSDSTIGLFHRYIVQSGSAFSKWAYRPRVTYKEQSFRVGEVFDCPTESSRRMIDCLRKVDWREVTGANLGYSVWRIAAWGPTDEPKIEGAFLTDSPSNLIADKKTRDLPWLVGVCRDEGLISLSRFYQNPALFELFALNLDDNLAEGLSLVYQADSGVSWVKAIKSRYLNDSMENLTQILPTMTDLFGDVMFNHPTYTAVQRQYSVARNPAYLYSFEHRGVLSFSYVFGGSLLDFGVSHSDDLLYLFPDIARFSGLNKTFGVNDYEMMNGMVELWTSFATNGTPTASALNGQEWPPYSSERNYLQIGDDADAGLKVRRSLFQDSDIFLDWSQYNSSPSGFDEGPAKLSLVEPDFEVLLLPAKTQPSRVTWTPVNQFFNDVQILRLQTNITNMRRPWRAFIMSVTYQMYWRFSYAEEITSVDQVMPITTNSFRGIQIRITKPASVLQKSWSHDPVRHIRSKFHADANSGQNGGTTPGVNGVQQETTVSESVVVRSTDHFGPPEERRKALGFRHEQRFSRDPEIFLTHPNLLHMSKHMTFNQKELARNENWNVHFFNFSGTMAYDPLGYLVLSCVLVAVSSTSFGQQEECDHPEVTIPQGHLRGKTSTTFLGRNISAFLGIPYARPPIGELRFANPVPADRWDGTLDATEEASECPQPGAGLTTRENFSVTVGNEDCLYLNVYTPQIPASRASSTPLPVMFFVHGGGFYVWSSATNATGPDYLLDKDVVLVTLNYRLGLLGFLSTGDPVASGNWGLKDQELALRWVQRNIESFGGDPNRVTIFGESAGGASVHLLALSKSTTGLFHRYITQSGTASAPWAYRPRNAYKEQAFGLGRIFNCSTATSESLISCLRAINFSDITIAGNTLLGFPRWRIVRWGPTDEPETEGAFLTEDPDDLIAGGRGQDLPWLVGVCADEGLVVTSRFYWDDESLRSFLRDFDTNIAEILHATYQRDSGAALAKEIRSKYFRNDLSGNETELLSPLTDVIGDGMFAYPTYRDVRRRFEFAKSPIYAYSFDYRGALSYSFVFGGVLLNFGVSHCDDLMYLFPNHGRFAGLDDTMSRKDHRFTRTMVDLWTSFATHGTPSAPALHGQKWPTWSQKRSGYLKIGNDSDTALKVRHRLFEDRLPLWSVFKYL from the exons ATGGCCCACGAACGACCGACTCACTTCTTCCTCCGCGTACACCTGATCCTCGGAACCGTTTGTTACCTGAGCTACGCTCTCCGAGGACACGAGCATCCGTATCACCATCCGGAAGTGACGATTCCTCAGGGACGTTTACGCGGTGAAATTTGGAGCACGCATCGAGGTCGGAACATTTCCGCTTTCCTCGGTATCCCGTACGCCCGACCACCGATCCGAGATCTAAG ATTCGCGAATCCGATACCTGCCGACGGTTGGAACGGAACACGGCTGGCCACCGAAGAAGGGAATCAGTGTCCCCAGCCAGCGAAAGCTCTGTCGCCCTATCAGGACTACGAACACCTGATCGGAGACGAGGACTGTTTGTATCTGAACGTGTACACCCCTAAG ACCCCGGGGTGTTCGGGCGCCCTACCAAACTTGCTACCCGTGATGGTCTTCGTCCACGGGGGAGGATATTACGCCTGGAGCGGCAACTCCAACGAAACCGGCCCGGGTTTCCTCCTCGACAAAGACGTGGTCCTCGTAACGTTCAATTATCGTTTGGGTCTGTTGGGATTTTTGAGCACCGGGGACGCGGCCGCCTCCGGAAACTGGGGCCTCAAGGATCAGGTGATGGCCCTTAGGTGGGTGCGGGGGAACATCGAGAGTTTCGGGGGTGATCCGGGACGGGTGACTTTGTTCGGTGAGAGCGCGGGGGCCGCCTCCGTTCACCTGTTGACGATGTCCGACTCGACTATAG GACTATTTCACCGATACATCGTACAGAGCGGTTCGGCTTTCTCCAAATGGGCGTATCGGCCCCGCGTCACCTACAAGGAGCAGTCGTTCAGGGTCGGCGAGGTCTTCGACTGTCCCACCGAATCGTCCCGGCGTATGATCGACTGTCTCCGCAAAGTCGATTGGAGGGAGGTGACCGGTGCAAATTTGGGATATTCGGTATGGCGAATAGCCGCCTGGGGTCCGACGGACGAGCCGAAAATCGAAGGTGCTTTTCTCACCGACAGTCCCTCGAATTTGATCGCCGACAAGAAGACCAGAGATCTGCCTTGGCTCGTCGGTGTCTGCAGAGACGAAGGACTGATATCCCTATCAC GATTTTACCAAAACCCGGCGTTGTTCGAACTGTTCGCCCTGAATTTGGACGACAATCTTGCGGAAGGTTTGTCGCTGGTTTATCAAGCGGACTCCGGCGTCAGTTGGGTAAAAGCTATAAAGTCACGTTACCTGAACgattcgatggaaaatttaacCCAG ATACTACCCACGATGACCGATCTCTTCGGCGACGTGATGTTCAACCATCCGACCTACACCGCCGTCCAACGACAATATTCCGTCGCTCGGAATCCCGCCTATTTGTACTCGTTCGAGCACCGAGGTGTCTTGAGCTTCAGCTACGTCTTCGGCGGATCCTTGTTGGACTTCGGTGTTTCGCACAGCGACGACCTCCTCTATCTGTTTCCGGACATAGCCAGATTTTCCGGGCTGAACAAAACGTTCGGCGTAAACGATTACGAAATGATGAACGGGATGGTCGAACTGTGGACCTCCTTCGCAACCAACGG GACGCCCACGGCCTCCGCGCTGAACGGTCAAGAATGGCCACCCTACTCGTCGGAAAGAAACTATCTCCAAATAGGCGACGACGCCGACGCGGGTCTCAAGGTTCGCCGTTCCCTTTTCCAAGATTCGGACATTTTTTTGGACTGGTCTCAGTA CAACTCGTCGCCGTCGGGATTCGACGAGGGGCCAGCGAAGCTGTCGTTGGTGGAACCCGATTTCGAGGTGCTCTTGCTACCGGCGAAAACGCAGCCTTCGCGGGTCACTTGGACACCGGTAAACCAATTCTTCAACGACGTCCAGATTCTTCGTTTGCAGACGAATATTACGAATATGAGGAGACCCTGGAGGGCGTTTATCATGTCGGTGACGTACCAGATGTACTGGAGATTCTCGTATGCCGAGGAAATCACCTCCGTCGACCAGGTGATGCCCATCACCACGAATAGCTTCAG GGGAATACAGATTCGTATTACCAAACCAGCAAGCGTTCTCCAGAAATCCTGGTCGCACGATCCAGTCCGGCATATCCGGAGTAAATTCCATGCCGATGCAAACAGCGGTCAAAACGGTGGGACAACCCCAGGCGTAAACGGAGTACAGCAAGAAACGACGGTTTCTGAATCGGTTGTAGTTCGTTCCACGGATCACTTCGGACCCCCTGAGGAGCGACGAAAAGCGTTAGGTTTTCGGCACGAACAGCGATTTTCGCGGGATCCCGAAATATTTCTCACTCACCCGAATCTCCTCCACATGTCGAAGCACATGACGTTCAACCAGAAGGAACTGGCCAGGAATGAAAA ttggaacgttcatttttttaatttctcggGGACGATGGCTTACGATCCGCTCGGATACTTGGTCCTCTCGTGCGTACTGGTAGCCGTTTCGTCGACGAGTTTCGGGCAGCAAGAAGAATGCGATCATCCGGAAGTGACGATTCCCCAGGGGCATTTACGTGGCAAAACTAGCACGACGTTTCTGGGACGTAATATTTCAGCCTTCCTCGGAATCCCCTACGCGCGACCACCGATCGGAGAACTCAG aTTCGCGAATCCCGTGCCGGCTGATCGTTGGGACGGTACGTTGGACGCCACCGAGGAAGCGAGCGAATGTCCTCAGCCAGGGGCGGGTCTGACGACGAGGGAAAATTTCTCCGTCACCGTTGGTAACGAGGACTGCTTGTATCTGAACGTGTACACGCCGCAG ATCCCGGCTTCCCGCGCGTCTTCGACTCCGCTTCCCGTGATGTTCTTCGTCCACGGGGGAGGATTTTACGTCTGGAGCAGCGCGACGAACGCCACCGGTCCGGATTACCTCCTCGACAAGGACGTGGTCCTCGTCACTCTCAACTATCGCTTGGGACTTCTGGGATTTTTGAGCACCGGGGATCCCGTCGCCTCCGGGAATTGGGGTCTTAAAGATCAAGAGTTGGCCTTGCGCTGGGTGCAGAGGAACATCGAGAGTTTCGGGGGTGATCCGAATCGGGTGACGATATTCGGCGAAAGCGCGGGCGGCGCTTCCGTTCATCTGTTGGCCCTCTCGAAGTCcacgaccg GTCTTTTCCATCGTTACATAACGCAAAGCGGGACCGCTTCGGCTCCGTGGGCTTACCGACCGCGAAACGCGTACAAGGAACAGGCTTTCGGACTCGGAAGGATTTTCAACTGTTCCACAGCCACCTCGGAATCTCTGATCTCTTGCCTGagggcgataaatttttcggacATCACGATCGCCGGGAATACCTTGCTGGGTTTTCCCCGTTGGCGAATCGTCAGATGGGGTCCGACCGACGAACCGGAAACGGAGGGCGCGTTTCTCACCGAGGATCCCGACGATCTGATAGCCGGTGGACGCGGACAGGATCTACCGTGGCTCGTCGGTGTTTGCGCGGACGAAGGACTCGTCGTTACTTCGC GCTTTTACTGGGACGACGAGTCGCTTCGATCGTTCCTACGAGATTTCGACACGAATATAGCCGAAATTTTACACGCCACTTATCAAAGGGACTCCGGGGCCGCGTTGGCCAAAGAAATAAGGTCGAAGTACTTCCGGAACGATCTGTCCGGCAATGAAACCGAG TTATTGTCCCCCCTGACCGACGTCATCGGCGACGGAATGTTCGCTTATCCGACTTACCGAGACGTTCGACGGCGATTCGAATTCGCGAAGAGTCCGATTTACGCTTACTCCTTCGACTACCGAGGTGCCCTCAGCTACAGCTTCGTATTCGGCGGGGTCTTGTTGAATTTCGGTGTTTCGCACTGCGACGATCTGATGTATCTTTTTCCGAATCACGGAAGATTCGCCGGACTCGACGACACGATGAGTCGAAAAGATCACCGGTTCACGAGGACGATGGTCGACCTGTGGACGTCGTTTGCGACGCATGG GACACCGTCGGCTCCTGCTTTGCACGGGCAAAAATGGCCCACCTGGTCGCAGAAAAGAAGCGGCTATCTCAAAATAGGCAATGACAGCGATACCGCACTGAAAGTTCGGCATCGCTTGTTCGAGGATCGACTACCTTTGTGGTCTGTTTTCAAATATCTTTAG
- the LOC105686177 gene encoding G-protein coupled receptor Mth2-like — MAVVISIGCFSVVRVSFFFVILLSLYASGGILGEKICLGDSADIGEIESKCSCDVKPCLAICPPKNATAANDTRSPENEDADNLDGIPEVHSTDPTVDPEGGSEPLDERFQIVRWYPCKDAEAYFLEPEAYASDRYYLLGNGSLLLPELARDLQLIDFGNYCFRRIDDSSNYTPEVCALQQDFESPPDRTANYVGALISVPFLIATILVYSVLNELKNLYGATLRCYLYCLVLMYVSVVTDGIKPIDYSAGAFCLFVGYTIYFSFLASSFWLNVMCFDMWRRFGGSEVIRGTNYNRFRNRRFLLYSVYAWGCPTVLTAVCIGMEFTPDMPDWIVRPGFLENACWFARYAGGLYFYGPMGVTIACNVCFFFATSIKMIQHNRQTRLHLASADSQRHDDKRIWFGLYLKLFVVMGITWSTEVISSAYENLQYIWYVTDMINALQGLLIFVIFVCKRRIWTSLKNWFTGVQVTREGCVFAGSKSTSKSGSTNDSFAGPSSNPDGDELLALREIKKSSI, encoded by the exons ATGGCCGTCGTAATTTCCATCGGCTGTTTCTCGGTCGTCAgagtttcgtttttcttcgtcatccTCCTCTCGTTGTACGCTTCCGGGGGGATTCTCGGCGAGAAAATTTGCCTCGGGGATTCCGCGGATATCGGAGAGATCGAATCCAAGTGCTCCTGCGACGTGAAACCTTGCCTGGCGATCTGCCCGCCGAAAAACGCGACGGCGGCCAACGACACACGTTCGCCGGAAAACGAGGACGCCGATAATCTCGACGGGATACCGGAAGTCCACTCGACGGACCCGACGGTCGACCCGGAGGGTGGCAGCGAACCCCTGGACGAGAGGTTTCAAATCGTTCGGTGGTACCCGTGCAAAGATGCGGAAGCCTACTTTCTGGAGCCGGAAGCGTACGCTTCGGACAGATATTACCTACTCGGGAACGGTTCGCTCCTTCTCCCCGAACTCGCAAGGGACCTGCAGTTGATCGATTTTGGCAATTACTGCTTCAGACGGATCGACGACAGTTCGAATTACACGCCGGAAGTGTGCGCGTTGCAGCAGGATTTCGAATCGCCGCCGGACAGAACCGCGAATTACGTAGGCGCCCTGATTTCCGTGCCGTTTTTGATCGCCACGATACTGGTCTACTCCGTTCTGAACGAACTGAAAAATCTTTACGGGGCGACGCTCAGGTGCTACCTCTACTGCCTCGTACTCATGTACGTTTCCGTGGTCACCGATGGAATAAAACCGATTGACTACAGCGCCGGtgctttttgtttgttcgtcg GATACACGATCTACTTTTCATTCCTGGCCAGTTCCTTCTGGTTGAACGTCATGTGCTTCGACATGTGGAGGAGATTCGG GGGGTCCGAAGTGATCCGTGGAACGAACTACAACCGATTCAGAAACCGTCGTTTCTTGCTGTACTCCGTTTACGCCTGGGGTTGTCCCACCGTTTTGACCGCTGTTTGCATCGGCATGGAATTTACTCCGGATATGCCGGACTGGATCGTGCGACCAGGATTTCTGGAGAACGCTTGCTGGTTTG CCAGATACGCCGGAGGTTTGTATTTTTACGGGCCGATGGGCGTGACGATCGCCTGTaacgtttgcttttttttcgcaacttcgataaaaatgatccAACACAACCGGCAAACGAGACTTCACCTCGCCAGCGCGGACAGTCAACGACACGACGATAAGAGAATTTG GTTCGGTTTGTACCTGAAGCTATTCGTGGTGATGGGCATCACCTGGTCGACGGAGGTGATTTCCTCGGCATACGAGAATCTCCAGTACATCTGGTACGTCACCGACATGATAAACGCCCTCCAGGGTCTCCTCATATTCGTAATATTCGTCTGCAAACGAAGAATCTGGACGTCGTTGAAGAATTGGTTTACCGGTGTCCAAGTGACCCGCGAAGGCTGCGTTTTCGCCGGTAGCAAGAGCACCTCGAAATCGGGTTCCACCAACGACAGCTTCGCTGGCCCCTCGTCGAATCCCGACGGCGACGAGTTGCTAGCCctcagagaaataaaaaaatcttcgatatgA